The Streptomyces lienomycini sequence TGGTAGCTGTAGCTTTCTTGCCGTACGTACACGAGGGAAGGGACTCCCAAACAATGGCTGTAAGCCTGTCCAAGGGTGGCAACGTCTCGCTCACCAAGGAGGCTCCGGGCCTGACCGAAGTCACCGTGGGCCTCGGCTGGGACGTCCGTACCACCACCGGCACCGACTTCGACCTCGACGCCTCCGCGATCGCGGTCAACACCGAGGGCAAGGTCTACTCCGACGCCCACTTCGTCTTCTTCAACAACAAGCAGACGCCGGACAACACGATCGTCCACACCGGTGACAACCGCACCGGTGAGGGCGCGGGCGACGACGAGGCGATCAACGTCAACCTGGCCGGTCTCCCGGCCGACATCGAGAAGATCGTCTTCCCGGTCTCGATCTACGACGCGGAGAACCGCTCGCAGAACTTCGGCCAGGTGCGCAACGCCTACATCCGCATCCTCAACCAGGCCGGTGGCGCCGAGATCGCCCGCTACGACCTGTCCGAGGACGCGGCCACCGAGACCGCGATGGTCTTCGGCGAGCTGTACCGCAACGGCGCCGAGTGGAAGTTCCGCGCCGTCGGCCAGGGCTACGCCTCGGGCCTGGTGGGCATCGCCCAGGACTTCGGCGTGAACGTCTGACGTTCACCGCTCGTTCGTTCCGTACGAAGGCCCCCCGGACGTCCGGCCGGGGGGCCTTCGGCGTCTCTGCCGCGGTCTCCCGGCAGTCGGCGCCCACCGGACCCTCGGCCTCCCAACAGCCGCTCCCAGCGGGCGTTTCACGTGAAACACCCCATAGGATCACGAGGTGCGCACCCCTCGTCTGCTCGTAGCCGCCGCCACCGTCGTCGCCCTCACGGCATGCAGTGGCGGCGGCGCGGTCGAGGGCGCTCCCGGCGGCCCGGGGGTGCGCGACCCGTACTTCCCCAAGGCGGGCAACGGGGGCTACGACATCGGCCACTACGACCTGAGGCTGGACTACGACCCCGACGCCGAATCCGACGCCGATGCCGGCGCCGGGCACCTCACCGGCACCGCGACGATCACCGCCCGTGCGACCCGCGACCTGTCGGCCTTCGATCTCGACCTGAAGGGTCTGGACGTCGAGAAGGTCACGGTCGAGGGCCGGGACGCCCGGTTCAACCGGGCCGGACAGGAACTGACGGTCCGCCCGGCCCAGGAGCTGAACGACGGGGAGACGTTCCGGGTGACCGTCCGGTACTCCGGCGAGCCGGAGACGATCACCGACGCCGACGACTCCGAGGAGGGCTGGCTGCCCACCGCCGACGGCGCGGTCGGGCTGGGCGAGCCGACGGGCTCGATGGCCTGGTTCCCCGGCAGCCACCACCCCTCCGACAAGGCGACGTACGACCTCGCGATGACCGTGCCGGAGGGCCTCGGCGTGGTCTCCAACGGCGAGTTGCGGGACGAGCGGACCCGGGACGGCCGTACGACGTTCACCTGGCACACGGCCGAGCCGATGGCGAGCCATGTCGTCACCGTCGCCGTCGGCGAGTGGGAGACCGCCCGCTCCACCACGGACGACGGTCTGCCGGTGTACACGGCCGTCGACCCGACGCAGGCCGACGCGAGCCGGAAGGTCCTGAAGCGGATCCCCGAGATCATGGACTGGGCGCGGGAGAACTTCGGCCCCTACCCCTTCTCCTCCGCCGGCGCGATCGTCGACCGCGACGAGGACGCCGGGTACGCCCTGGAGACCCAGAACCGCCCCTACTTCCCCGGCGCCCCCGACACCGTCCTGCTCGTCCACGAACTCACCCACCAGTGGTACGGGAACTCCGTCAGCCCGAAGACCTGGCGGGACATGTGGCTCAACGAGGGCTTCGCCACCTACGCGGAGTGGCTGTGGGAGGAGGACCACGGCGGCGACACGGCGCAGAAGACCTTCGAGGCGCTCTACGACGGCACGTACTACGACGACGAGGACGCCAACGACTCGATCTGGGCGTTCCCGCCCGCGGACCCGCCCGACGCGGCGCACATCTCCGACAGCCCCGTCTACCAGCGGGGCGCGATGGTCCTGCACAAGATCCGCGAGAGGGTCGGCGACGACGCCTTCTGGAAGCTGCTGCGCGGCTGGGCCGCCGCCCACCGGCACGGCAACGCGGACACCGAGGACTTCACGGCGTACGTGGAGAAGTCGGCGCCGGAGGAGGACTTCTCGGAGATCTGGGCCGACTGGCTGCGCGGGGACGGCCGGCCGGACGCACCCTGAGCCGCCCGCTCGTCCGCCGCCGCCTCACCGCTGGCGGCCTTCGAAGGTGTCGAGCAGCAGCGCCAGGTCCGGGGGCCAGAGCGGCTCGGACGCCGCGGCGAGTTCGGCCCGGCTCCACCAGCGCCAGGTGAGGATGCCGTCCGCGGCGTACGCGGCGGCCAGGTGGGGGCCGGTGGGCTCGCGGCGGGGGCCCCGGGCGACGTAGACGTGTTCGTACTGGCGGACGGGGCCGACGCTCAGGTGGGTGAAGTCGTGTTCCCAGGTGCAGAGCAGCGGGCCCGGTTCCAGGTCGGTCCAGCCGGTCTCCTCACGCACCTCGCGCAGGGCGCCCTCGCGGGGGTTCTCGTCCGCCTCCAGGCCGCCGCCGGGCATCGCCCAGTGCACGCCGACCTCGACGTTGTCGTAGCGCAGGAGGAAGACCGCGCCGTCGGGATCGAGCACGGCGACGCGGGCGGCGCGGCGCGGGGTGCGCGGCCTGTCGCTCTCCAACTCCCCGCGCAGCACGGCGCAGGGGCGGCCGGCCCGGAGGTCGCGGCGGTGGTCGACGGCCGTGTAGCCGAGGGCGGTCCAGAAGGCGAGGGCGTCGGTGTCGCCGTCGAGGACGGCGAGCCGTACGGCGGTGCGGCCCGCGGCGCGGAACCGGTCCTCGACGAGGGCGGCGAGCCGGCTGCCGTGTCCCCGCCGGGTCAGCCCCGCGTCCACCATCAGCAGCCCGATCCACGGGTCCGGGTCGGCCGGGTCGGGGTGCCGGGCGAGCGTCACCGCGATCCCGACCAGCCGGCCCGCGTCCCTGGCCAGCAGCACCTCGGCGCCGGGCCGCGCCAGTTCGTCGGCGAGCGCGGCCGCGACCTGCTCCGGACGGATGTCCCGCGGGTCGGGGAAGTCGCCGCTGAACGCGTGGAAGGCGTGGTGGGAGGCGTAGAGGGCGGTGAGTTCGGTGAGGACGGGGCCCGGGATGTCGCGGTCGGGAGTGAGGGGGAGCGGGGTGAGGATCACCGGGGCAACCTACCCGGCCGTCATGGCCGTGGTGCCCGGGTCCGGTCCGGGTCGCCGTGCTCGGCGCGGAGGGCGGGCATCTCGGTGGTCGCCGTTTCGCCGCCGCTGCCCGTGGAGTCGGGCTTCTCGCGGCCGACCAGCGGGTCGAGGGCCCGGTCGCGCCGTCGCGCGCTGCCGTGCGGACGCGGTCCGCCGGGCCGCGGTACCCGGCGGAGCGCGTCCGCGCGGCGTTCAGGCGTTCCCGGCGGCCCGGTTCCGCTGGAGCGAGGTGAGCCGGGAGACGAAGAGCACGGCGAACACGGCGCTCACGACGGCCACGACGTCACCGCTCAGGGCGGTGACGATGGTGTCCTTGGCGGCCGTGGCGGTCCGCTCCTCGTCCCAGCTGTTGAACTGGCTCAGGTCCATCGTGAGGTGGGCGACCCAGAGCCACCACCAGGTGTGCATCAGCCACCGGCCGGCGCCGGCCGGACGGCCGGTCGTCGCCGTCCAGATGTCGTTGGCGATCTGCTTGGGCATGAAGAAGTTGACGACCGGGATGAACCAGGAGCCGCCCGCCAGGCCGGGACCGTAGCGGACGCGGCCCGGCGCGAAGGTGTCGGCGTTCTGCCGCGCGCGGCTGAACCAGCACGCCCAGACGACCGCCGTCGCCAGGAGCACCAGCAGGGACAGGGCGTCGGCCGCGAAGCTCGTGAACTGCAGGGTGTCGAAGCCGTCGATGGCGTGGGTGGGCGACGAACCCGGCCGCCCGTCGAGCCGGCTGTAGGCCTCCATGAGGATGTTGAAGTTGAACAGCACGGGCACGGTGAACAGGATGAGCAGCACGTTCAGCGCCGTGGCCAGACCCTTCACCGGGCGCGCGGGCGCCGGGGCGTACGGCGAAGGGGCGACGGGGCCCGCCCCGGGCGCCGGGGTGGAGTACGGCGAGGGCTGGGCGGGGCCCGGCCCCGCCGCGAACGGCGAGGGGCGCTGCCACGGGGGCGTCGCCGGACCGTACGGGGAGGGCGGCGGGCCGAAGCCCGCGACGGGCGCCCCGACCGGGACACGGTCTTCCGGGTCCTCGCTGTCCAGGAGTTGCACGGCGTGCCGGCCCAGCTCCGCCAGCACCTCGCCGGGCAGCCAGGCGCCGCCCGGTGCGGCGTCCGCGCCCGCCACGTCCTCGATCGACGTCAGCAGCTCCTCGGGGGTGGGGCGCTTCTCGGGCTCCTTCACCAGACAGGCCGAGACGACACCCTGCCAGTGTTCCGGAACCCCGGTCAGGTCCGCCTCCTCGGTCGCGATGCGGAAGAGCAGCGAGTGCAGCCCGCCCTCGTCGGTGCCGAAGGGCATCCGGCCGGTCGCCGCGTAGGCCAGCACCGCGCCGAGGCAGAAGACGTCACTCGCGTACGACACCTTCTCGCCGCGCACCTGCTCGGGGGACATGAAGCCGGGCGACCCCACGACGGCGCCAGCCTTGGTGAGCCCCTCCGCGGACTGCGTGGAGGCGTCCAGGGCGCGGGCGATGCCGAAGTCGATGACGCGGGGGCCGTCGATGGTCACCAGGACGTTGGAGGGCTTGAGGTCGCGGTGGACCAGGCCTGCGCCGTGGATGGCCTGCAACGCCCGCGTCAGGCCCGCCGCCAGCACCCGCAGGGTGGGGGAGGGCAGCGGCCCGTACTGCCGGTCGACGACCTCGGCGAGCGAGGGCCCGGCGACATACCCGGTGGCGACCCAGGGGGTGGGTGCGTCGGTGTCGGCGTCCAGCACCGGCGCGGTCCACTCACCGCCGACGCGCTGCGCCGCCCGCACCTCCTGCGCGAAACGCCGTCGGAAGTCCGGCATGCGGGCCAGTTCCTCCCGGACGGTCTTGACGGCCACCGTCCGGCCCCGGTCGGAGCGCGCCAGGTACACCCGGCCCATGCCGCCCTCACCGAGCCTGCCGAGCAACCGGTACCTGCCGATCCGTTCGGGATCATCCGGAATCAACCCGTCCATGCCTGCTCCCTCTCCCCCGACGACACCGTGCGCACCGGGATTGGGACGAGGATAGAGACAAGGAATGACGGGTGGAAAAGCCGGTGCTCCCGGCGCGGTTGACCCCATCCGGACCCGCGGCCACGACCGCGGCCGCGGACCCGTCCGTCTCGGCGCCCTGGTTCGTGACACCATCACCTGCGTGCTCGACATCGGCTACGCCCTCTCCACCCGCTTCCCGGACCCGCCGCAGACGGACTACCGCCGCGCGGACGTCCACGCGCTGCGCCACGACCTGTTCTGCGGGGACGTGTACCTCGCCGACACCAAGGCGGACCGGGAGCTGTCCACAGCCTGGGGATGGGTGCCGGTGCTCGACTTCGCCTGGGCGCTGTGCGACATCGTCGAGCACGTCGACCGGGACCCGGCGGGCTCCCGGGCCGCCCGGCCGCAGCGGGCGGAGCTGGACTTCACCGAGTCCACCGACCGCCTGCTCTTCGAGCGCCGCTTCGGCTGGGTCGACATCGAGGCGGAGTGGCTGTCGGCGGACGAACCCCCGCTCTCCTTCCCCCACACCGAACTGCGCCGCGAGGCCCGGGACTTCCTGCACGACCTGCTCGCCGACCTCACCGACCTCCACGAGGACCTCGCGGACAACCCGGCCGTCTGGTCCCTGCAGGCCCGCTTCCCGCGGATGCCCTCCGACTAGACAACAAGGAGCGTCACTTCCGATGACCGCACAGCCCGCGCCGTTCAAGCCTTCCCTCGTCAAAGCGGTGTTCCGGGACGTGACCCCGCTGCACGTCTCCCGGTCGGCCGCGTGGGCCGCCGCGTCGGTGACGCGGACGGTGCTGACGGAGATCGTCGACGGCGCGAGGAGAGCGGCGGCGGAGCAGTCCCGGAGGAAGCTGATACCCGGGGACCTGATCTCGGCGACCGACCGCGACGTCGAGCTGGAAGTGGGGGGCACGTGGTACGAACACAGCCCGACGTTCCGATGCCGGACCGGTGACCTGTACGACGCCGACGGTGTCCTCGTCCCCCTTCGTCAGCGCAGGGGGACGCGCACCCCAAGTGCCGTGGCCGGAGCCCACCGGTTCGAGGCGGGGGTCAGGAAGCTGCTGCGGAGCCGGGGTGCGACGGCCGTCCCGGCGATGGTCCGCGACCTGGACGGCATCGCGAGCGTATTCCTGACGGACCTCGCCCGGGGCGCGGCCGTGGTCGTCCGCGAGGGCGGGGTCAAACGCTTCGGCACCGTCATCCTGGGGACGCCGGACGAAGCGGCCGCGCTCCCGTTCCCCAAGGATGTCCTCGGGGCCCTGTCCACCCGCACGGGAGACCGGCGGACCGTCGGCAGGGACGACGTCCTGGCCGCCACCACGATGGTGTTGTTCGGCGACCTCAGGCAGCGTGCCCTCACCGAAGCGAAGGTGCCCACACGGAACATCTCGGCCTCGACCGGTAACGAGGGCGACGTCTGACAGCGGTCACACCCAGGTGAGATTCTGTCCACCGGGGCCGCCGTGCAGCCGCATGCGGTCGGCCGACGGGCGCCCGTCGGCCCGCCACCGCGCAGGGCGCTCGGTGATCTCGTCCCACAGCCGCGCCGGGCCGCCCTGTCGCACCACCCACCGTGCACCGTCCCGGAAGAGGACCGCCCAAGTCGCGGCGGCCACGTCGATCACGACGTGTCCTGTCCTGCCGTTCCGTTCCAGTGTGAGCCGCTGCGCGCGGTGCGGCGAACTGCGCGACGAACCGGGCGGTCCAGTCGTCGAGTACGTCCGCGCCGAGTTCGGCGGGCACCGCATCGCCCTCGCCGAGGTTCGGAAGGATGCCGAGCGGGGGCGGAAGGTGGGGGCGGGCGAGCATGAACGAGACCTGTCCGCCGAGGACGGCACCGCTCGCCGTGCCGTCCTCGGCGAGGGCGGGGCCGCTTTCGTGCGTCCAGGGGTTTCGGTGAGAGCGGGACCCCTACGCCTGATCGGGGACGACGACGCCGGGAACCGGCATACCTCGGCCCCACAGCTCTTCGGCGTGCTCGGAGAACCGGTCGAACAGTCCGCCCTGCGCTCGGCGCCGCACGTGCATCAGCGGGGAGTCGTGGCCGACGACGCGCGCCAGATGCGGGGTGATCAGCGCCTGGTCGTCGAAGCGGAAGACGGACAGGCTCACGTGGTTCACTGCATCCTCGGCCGCCGAGTAGCGCACCTCGATCTGCGGAACGTCAGCTAGCTTGGCCAGCTCTTCCAAGGACATGTGGATGCGGGTGGACACCGTGAGCGCCACACCCTCGATGGCTTCTCGCTGCCTGGTGACGTCGCCGTCGGGGTCGCCGAGCAGGAACCGCACCCGGCACCCGGCCGCCGCCTTCTGCCGCAGCGCCGCCGCGATCGCCGGTACCTGGGTCCACAGGAAGTAGTTGGTGTACCCGGCGAAGAGCAGCTCCTCGGACGCGTCAGCGATCAGCCCTGCCCAGACTGTCGACGGGCAGGCAGATCGGTACGGGTACGTCTGGACGACTTCGCGGTCCCCGCCCGTCTTCAGCCGGTCCCTGACGGCCTTGGGCCACAGCATGTCTGACTCAACTCCCAACGCCTGCGATGCGTCTTCCCTGTTCCGTGCGTGCGGGATCAGCTCGTCGTCGGCGATCCAGCGCTCCACCGTCTTCCCCGAGACACCGACGCGAAGCGCGAGCTGCCTCGGCGAGAGCCCGGCGGAATCCATAGCTGATCGTAAGGCCGTATTCAAGGCTCCCCCTGCGGACGTTTGGACGCTTTCGAAGCTAGCGCCCTTACGCCCCAACTGTCTGCCCGCCCGCGCCGATTAGGGCCTGATGGGGCATCACGATGGGCTGGAAGACCCCGGCGACCGCGCGAACGGCCCCGGGGCGTGGCCAACGCTGCAAGGAGCGCCGACATGGCAAACGCTACAACCCCGGCCGCCAACGAAGCGGGGACAACCTCGGCCCCGCCGGACATCGCCACGGTCCGCGCCACGGCACGCCGGCTGCTCGCGGCTGACGCCGAGTCATTCGAGGCCGCGGAGGTCGCAGAGATGACCGCTCGGCTGCGCGAGGACATCGCCGGGCTGATCCCCGCGGTGGAGGCCCTCACCCGAGCACTGCCCAAGGACGACGTTCCCCGGGCGTGCGCACTGGCGTGCATCGGAGAGGCCCGCATGCGGCTCCGCCTCGGCGACGGCGACACCGACCGGGTGCGCCTGTCCGTCGCCGTCCGTATGGCCCGCACCGCGAACGCCCTCGCCGACCACCACCAGGCCCTGGGTCGCGCGTCGTAGGCCACCCACAGACTCCCGCCCAGGCCGGGCAGACCCGGCAAGGTGCCCCGACCCGGGCGGGCCATCCCCATCCGCAACGAGCGAAGGAGATCCCGTGACCATACCTCCGGGCCCGACCCCACCGCCCGCCCTGGCGCTGCCCGCCCTCGTGCGCATGCTCATCACCGACCAGCAGTTCGCCAGCGTCCGCGGCACCGTCATGGACGCCAACCCGGACATGGCCGAGGACATGGCCGGCCGCATCGTCGACGAGGGCCTCAAGTTCGTGGCCGTCTGCGCGACCAACCCGGGCGTGGGCCTGGCCCCGTCGCGGATCGTCGACGAGGGCTGGCACGCACTGATCCTGCACACCCACATGTACGCCGGCCTGTGCGAGCGGCTCGGCGGCGAAGGCACCTTCGTGCACCACTCCCCGGGCTACGACCCCACCAGCTACGACCCGCCGATCCTGGACCGGACCCGCGAGACCATCGCGGCACTCGGCTGGGAGGCAGACCCGGAGCTGTGGGGGCCGCCCTCCGACGAGACCCTCGTCTCCGTGGCGGCGAAGTGCCAGCACGCGCCCGAGTGCACCATCATCATCACGCCGAAGCCGAAGCCCGGGGCGGCGTAGCCTGCCCGTGAAGGGAGGCACCGTGTCCGAATGGATCAACCCGCGCTACGCGGAACTGGTGGCAGCGTGGAGACGCTCGCAGCAGCCCGCCACGCGTGACCCGAAGGAGCAGCGGCCTGTCCGGGGATTCGTGTCCCCGCCCAAGCCCTGACCGCTCATCGCGGCCCCGGATCGACGTCCCCCGTCGTCGGTCCGGGGCCGCTTCACGTCTACCCCTTGTGGTGAGCGGGGGAGTGCGGGGCAATGGAATCTGCGCAGGTCAACCCGCGCGGTACTCCAAGGGGTTGCGTGAGCGGTGCGTGAGCGGAGGTCCCCGCGAGGGCCGGACTCCCCGGAGCGAGCCGGAGGAGTCGTGATGGGTTCGCCGGTCTCGTGGAGTTCGCCAAGCTCCACGGGTGACCTGCGCCCACGATCACCCTTGAGTAACCGGTCCTCGCCAAAGTGCTGGCGGGGACCGGGGGCGGGTCTTCTACTCCTCCCCCACCACCCGCACCCCCAGCTCCGCCGCCAGCACCGGTGCCAGGTCGAGGAGCTGGGCCGGGCTGATCACCGCCCCCGACAGCCGGTCCACGCCCCGGGCCAGCTCCAGCGGCGCGGCCCCGCGCAGGTCGACGTCCGTGAGGGTGGCGGCGCTGAGATCCGCGTCCTTCAGGGCGCAGTCCACGAACTCGACCCGCTCCAGGCGGGCGCCCCCGAAGTCCGGCTCGACCAGGACGCAGCTCTCGAAGACGACGTCCTTGAGGCGGGCCCGGCGCAGATTGAGGTAGTCGATCTTGCCGCCGCGGATCAGGACCCGCTCCAGCACCGCACCGTGCAGCTGGGTGCCGCCGAGGCGGGCGTCGAGCAGCTCCACGTCGCGCAGGGTCGCCTCCGCGAGGTTCGTGCCGACGCCCCGGACGCCGGTGAGGCGGGTGTCGAGCAGCCGGGCGGCGCGCAGTGACGCCTCGTCCAGCACGCACCCCGTCAGCGCGCAGTCCATGAAGCGCGCGCCCGCGCCGTCCCGGCCGGTGAGGTCCGTCTCCCGGAAGTCCAGCGCGTCGTAGTCCCCGTCCGGCTCCAGGCCGCCGTCGTCCTCGTAGGGCGTGAGGGGCGGCAGGCGCAGCTCCG is a genomic window containing:
- a CDS encoding TerD family protein — translated: MAVSLSKGGNVSLTKEAPGLTEVTVGLGWDVRTTTGTDFDLDASAIAVNTEGKVYSDAHFVFFNNKQTPDNTIVHTGDNRTGEGAGDDEAINVNLAGLPADIEKIVFPVSIYDAENRSQNFGQVRNAYIRILNQAGGAEIARYDLSEDAATETAMVFGELYRNGAEWKFRAVGQGYASGLVGIAQDFGVNV
- a CDS encoding M1 family metallopeptidase, which gives rise to MRTPRLLVAAATVVALTACSGGGAVEGAPGGPGVRDPYFPKAGNGGYDIGHYDLRLDYDPDAESDADAGAGHLTGTATITARATRDLSAFDLDLKGLDVEKVTVEGRDARFNRAGQELTVRPAQELNDGETFRVTVRYSGEPETITDADDSEEGWLPTADGAVGLGEPTGSMAWFPGSHHPSDKATYDLAMTVPEGLGVVSNGELRDERTRDGRTTFTWHTAEPMASHVVTVAVGEWETARSTTDDGLPVYTAVDPTQADASRKVLKRIPEIMDWARENFGPYPFSSAGAIVDRDEDAGYALETQNRPYFPGAPDTVLLVHELTHQWYGNSVSPKTWRDMWLNEGFATYAEWLWEEDHGGDTAQKTFEALYDGTYYDDEDANDSIWAFPPADPPDAAHISDSPVYQRGAMVLHKIRERVGDDAFWKLLRGWAAAHRHGNADTEDFTAYVEKSAPEEDFSEIWADWLRGDGRPDAP
- a CDS encoding bifunctional GNAT family N-acetyltransferase/NUDIX hydrolase — protein: MILTPLPLTPDRDIPGPVLTELTALYASHHAFHAFSGDFPDPRDIRPEQVAAALADELARPGAEVLLARDAGRLVGIAVTLARHPDPADPDPWIGLLMVDAGLTRRGHGSRLAALVEDRFRAAGRTAVRLAVLDGDTDALAFWTALGYTAVDHRRDLRAGRPCAVLRGELESDRPRTPRRAARVAVLDPDGAVFLLRYDNVEVGVHWAMPGGGLEADENPREGALREVREETGWTDLEPGPLLCTWEHDFTHLSVGPVRQYEHVYVARGPRREPTGPHLAAAYAADGILTWRWWSRAELAAASEPLWPPDLALLLDTFEGRQR
- a CDS encoding protein kinase domain-containing protein, with the translated sequence MDGLIPDDPERIGRYRLLGRLGEGGMGRVYLARSDRGRTVAVKTVREELARMPDFRRRFAQEVRAAQRVGGEWTAPVLDADTDAPTPWVATGYVAGPSLAEVVDRQYGPLPSPTLRVLAAGLTRALQAIHGAGLVHRDLKPSNVLVTIDGPRVIDFGIARALDASTQSAEGLTKAGAVVGSPGFMSPEQVRGEKVSYASDVFCLGAVLAYAATGRMPFGTDEGGLHSLLFRIATEEADLTGVPEHWQGVVSACLVKEPEKRPTPEELLTSIEDVAGADAAPGGAWLPGEVLAELGRHAVQLLDSEDPEDRVPVGAPVAGFGPPPSPYGPATPPWQRPSPFAAGPGPAQPSPYSTPAPGAGPVAPSPYAPAPARPVKGLATALNVLLILFTVPVLFNFNILMEAYSRLDGRPGSSPTHAIDGFDTLQFTSFAADALSLLVLLATAVVWACWFSRARQNADTFAPGRVRYGPGLAGGSWFIPVVNFFMPKQIANDIWTATTGRPAGAGRWLMHTWWWLWVAHLTMDLSQFNSWDEERTATAAKDTIVTALSGDVVAVVSAVFAVLFVSRLTSLQRNRAAGNA
- a CDS encoding DUF5919 domain-containing protein; the protein is MLWPKAVRDRLKTGGDREVVQTYPYRSACPSTVWAGLIADASEELLFAGYTNYFLWTQVPAIAAALRQKAAAGCRVRFLLGDPDGDVTRQREAIEGVALTVSTRIHMSLEELAKLADVPQIEVRYSAAEDAVNHVSLSVFRFDDQALITPHLARVVGHDSPLMHVRRRAQGGLFDRFSEHAEELWGRGMPVPGVVVPDQA
- a CDS encoding DUF6415 family natural product biosynthesis protein, whose protein sequence is MANATTPAANEAGTTSAPPDIATVRATARRLLAADAESFEAAEVAEMTARLREDIAGLIPAVEALTRALPKDDVPRACALACIGEARMRLRLGDGDTDRVRLSVAVRMARTANALADHHQALGRAS
- a CDS encoding glycine-rich domain-containing protein, whose protein sequence is MLITDQQFASVRGTVMDANPDMAEDMAGRIVDEGLKFVAVCATNPGVGLAPSRIVDEGWHALILHTHMYAGLCERLGGEGTFVHHSPGYDPTSYDPPILDRTRETIAALGWEADPELWGPPSDETLVSVAAKCQHAPECTIIITPKPKPGAA
- a CDS encoding pentapeptide repeat-containing protein, translating into MARRTTRTAGTAGGRGTTTVRGARRPELRLPPLTPYEDDGGLEPDGDYDALDFRETDLTGRDGAGARFMDCALTGCVLDEASLRAARLLDTRLTGVRGVGTNLAEATLRDVELLDARLGGTQLHGAVLERVLIRGGKIDYLNLRRARLKDVVFESCVLVEPDFGGARLERVEFVDCALKDADLSAATLTDVDLRGAAPLELARGVDRLSGAVISPAQLLDLAPVLAAELGVRVVGEE